ACCATCTCCTGTTGTCGCTGATCGCCGTCGCCACCATTGCCGGCGTGGTCAGCATCCCCGCCGATGCTCGCCTGCCCATCCACTGGGACATATTCGGCCAGCCAGACCGCTTTGCCGGCCGCGACGATGCGCTGATCCTCACGCCCGCGCTGGGCCTTGCCATGCTGGCGCTGTTCTGGGCCATCGGGCGCTTCGCCAGCCCGGAACGGCTGGCCGGCGGCCGCCATGTCATGGAGGCGGTGTTGCCCGTCATCCTCGCCATGTTCCTGGCCTTCCAGCTCGTCCTGGTCTTCCAGTTCGATTTCGCGCTTCCCCGCGTCGTCGCCTGGAGCGTTGCCGCCCTGCTGATCGTGCTTGGCAATATCATGCCCAAGTCCCAGCCCAACCGCTATGGCGGCATAAGGCTCCGGACTACTTTGGCCGATCCGGCCAACTGGGCAGCCACCCACCGCTTCACCGGCCTCGC
This sequence is a window from Devosia ginsengisoli. Protein-coding genes within it:
- a CDS encoding SdpI family protein; its protein translation is MTALRVFTRLNHLLLSLIAVATIAGVVSIPADARLPIHWDIFGQPDRFAGRDDALILTPALGLAMLALFWAIGRFASPERLAGGRHVMEAVLPVILAMFLAFQLVLVFQFDFALPRVVAWSVAALLIVLGNIMPKSQPNRYGGIRLRTTLADPANWAATHRFTGLAMMISGALLVILTLFTGAAPILIIGSLVAVLLPLLLGVLHSYRMARRGRE